The DNA sequence TTTTTGTCGAGCAGTTGCCGGAAGTACTCACTGATCTGATGGTTTAAATCATTCAGGTTAATGACAGAGCATTTGACTTGTTCTTTGCCTGCCTCAATAAGCGCGGCGGCAAATATATTTTTGAGCTGAAAATCAAGATGAAACGCTTCTTCAAAAATCAGTTCAGCCATATGGTGAGCCATCGGGATTTCGCCTTCTTTCAACCGTTTAATATTTTCGGCCAATGCAATAACACTGGTGAATGGATTTACAATTTCGTTGGTTATATTGCTGATAAAATGACCTTTTAGTCGTTCTGAATCGTGCAATTTTTCGTTGACTTCAGAAAGACTTCTGACCAATTCTTCATTTTCCTTTTCGAGTTTCAAAAGCTGCATTCTGCAATTTTCTAACTCTGATTCAATTTCATTTCTGGAATTCATAACCCTTCTGTATTGATTTTAATGTAAACACTTGGAGCGATTGACTTAATTGGCAAATGTAGGTTTATCAATGATTCTGAATGACCTATAAAAAGATAACCTCCTGTTTTTAAACTACCTAAAACCTTCGTCAAGACTTTTAACTGAGTCATTTGATCGAAGTATATCAGTGTATTCCGGAGAAATATTACATCAAATTGCGTATCAAACGGATACAAACCGTCCATTAAATTCAGATAGCCTACCTTTACTCTTTCCCTAATCGCTTTTACTACTTTAACTTTCGGGTCTTTTGAATTTTTACTTTTCAAAAAATAGCGATGTTTAAGTTCAATGGGTATTTCGTCAACCTGCTCCATTGGGTAAACGGCCTCCCTTGCAAATCGCAACATCTTTCCTGAAATATCAGTTGCCAGGATTGAGTATTTGAATTGAATTCCACTCAATCGCATAAATTCTTCGATTTGAATTCCGATAGAATAAGCCTCCTGACCGCTTGAACAGCCAGCGCTCCATAAGTTCCATTCAGGAAACAGATTGGAGGTATTATTTTCGATGTATTCAGGCAAAATTTTTTCGGTCAGGAAACGAAAATGCTCTTTCTCACGAAAAAATTCAGTTTTATTGGTCGAAATAAAATCGGCAAGTAAATTGAATTCCATTGATTTGTTATTATCTGAGAACAATCTCATTGCATATTCATCAAACGAACCGATATTAAGGTCACGCAAACGACGCTGAAGTCGGGACTGAAACATGATCTTCTTCTCCAGAGGCATTTTAATCCCATACTTTTCAGTGATCATCTTTCCAACCTTAAGAAAAAGCTCATCCGATATTTCGATAAATTCTGACTTCACTACTTAGACTTTATTTTTAATCTGTATAATGGTTTTAAAATCGTTCAAACTCATCGTCTGAAATATCATCGATCTCATCCAACTCAATAATAACACCTCGCTTAACATCTTCTGATACAACTTCATGGGGAACAGAGGTCTGGGATATCGTTGTGGTCCTCACTGGATCATGACGTTCATTATCTATTTTGAAGAAAGAAATAATCTCCTGAAGCTGCTCTGCCTGAGCCGATAATTCAACCGCATTGGTAGAGAGCTCTTCCGAAGTTGCCGCATTTCGCTGCGTTACCATATTGAGTTGCTGAATTGCCATATTGATTTGATCAGCTCCGGCACTTTGCTCTTTATTGGCTGCCGATATTTCATGAATTAGTTGTGAAGTCCTTTGAATTTCGGGAACGATTTCACTCATAAGTTTTCCGGCCTCTTCTGCATTAAAAACACTTGATTTGGTAAGCTTATCAATTTCTGAAGCCGCCAATTTACTTCGTTCTGACAGTTTCCCGACTTCAGTAGCCACAACACCAAATCCACGTCCGTGCTCGCCAGCTCTCGCAG is a window from the Aquipluma nitroreducens genome containing:
- a CDS encoding CheR family methyltransferase is translated as MKSEFIEISDELFLKVGKMITEKYGIKMPLEKKIMFQSRLQRRLRDLNIGSFDEYAMRLFSDNNKSMEFNLLADFISTNKTEFFREKEHFRFLTEKILPEYIENNTSNLFPEWNLWSAGCSSGQEAYSIGIQIEEFMRLSGIQFKYSILATDISGKMLRFAREAVYPMEQVDEIPIELKHRYFLKSKNSKDPKVKVVKAIRERVKVGYLNLMDGLYPFDTQFDVIFLRNTLIYFDQMTQLKVLTKVLGSLKTGGYLFIGHSESLINLHLPIKSIAPSVYIKINTEGL